In Toxoplasma gondii ME49 chromosome VIII, whole genome shotgun sequence, a single genomic region encodes these proteins:
- a CDS encoding hypothetical protein (encoded by transcript TGME49_271015) gives MQVKDCGADGTGVETECERVTEESERVTEGPVNFEREESSHFPDSSLGKCKQFCLCPSSELCVLDFASRTAPGEKGSFPFPSPCSVSSLTSFARSRSTPSSVFMRSVRNGYGREERDTAEAGEEDETREADEGTAELDNEESEKDGNCAAESENGLSKLDRFEVPGSCASPRLDSVDGLASLGGRDERERGAAETLDSSAQSPVDISMEGSLLRPRSALSATKGNDRIGIVAT, from the coding sequence ATGCAGGTGAAAGACTGCGGGGCGGACGGAACTGGGGTAGAAACAGAGTGTGAAAGAGTAACTGAAGAATCCGAAAGGGTGACCGAAGGTCCCGTTAATTTCGAAAGGGAAGAATCGTCACATTTTCCCGACTCCAGCTTAGGGAAGTGTAAACAGTTTTGTCTATGTCCTTCTTCGGAGCTTTGCGTTCTGGACTTCGCGTCACGAACAGCACCCGGTGAAAAAGGATCCTTTCCCTTTCCTTCCCCTTGTTCAGTTTCGTCCTTGACTTCGTTTGCCCGTAGTCGCTCTACCCCCTCCTCTGTTTTCATGCGTTCTGTCAGGAATGGATATGGcagggaagagcgagacacaGCCGAGGcaggggaagaggacgaaacaCGCGAAGCCGACGAAGGGACAGCAGAACTCGACAACGAAGAgtcagagaaagacggaaacTGTGCAGCGGAAAGTGAGAATGGTCTTTCGAAGCTCGACAGATTTGAAGTTCCTGGATCTTGCGCGTCACCTCGCCTCGACAGTGTCGATGGGCTAGCATCATTAGGGGGTCGTGATGAACGCGAACGTGGAGCAGCCGAAACGCTAGACTCCAGCGCACAAAGTCCAGTGGACATCTCCATGGAAGGCTCGCTGCTTCGACCAAGGTCTGCACTCAGCGCAACAAAAGGCAACGACCGGATTGGAATCGTGGCCACCTAG
- a CDS encoding hypothetical protein (encoded by transcript TGME49_271000), with translation MASSTPLSSPFSPSQAYGLPATDGASLRCVASAEKEAGDTREILAEREATRTPADADEASLASQLVEELEKVKKLFAKEPYPGSALEWCLLNLPRKPHLLRDQGLEEDEDEEDDCEDEEEDSEEEESEDEEHAEREAGEGEKGGDSDQHGGGLPGTGGHLCVFRGAEEDVDGRKVTAPACMYTTSRYASSHSSSLPFSHTFSALVSATESRTGSLSRQSTAADMSAKGLEAPTPLPTAGVDTVSPSQLATQEGDPGRGSSAESFFQSEFSAASSAVPHTTLSPSSVSSRASSPSACPPEVGGQERQAELCLPKAASDNDEGAEEQTDEECREETDEGNRQEQETAESDPLHFHVLPSPLSHGKVGSRAQLLLASAASLEWHTPATVMEEEEAVPRDSEREENSLRQRAGARANASTVKSEEENDALSGEKREGTMTNKQDSETDFPTYWSLERRGENSEEREHGEESRVVRKERLDQLCKASGDKNTTGASFANTLSSVSSCVASPPSSFSSRPSLDLSSPSALSGGTDQGRPVFAWSPNTEEAEDTETTENDTIEKISANAPRAFTRPTPSSSFSCSTSACAGDSSSALVSVPSCPAQEDPFLGVQGADCVQTACEARRETLSPASDTPKPFSLEKHSSAEEESVADASVSPVEEGELCFHNASFPIENGSSCLAESASLEKDRDTVSPFSPKAREAGHLDSEEPVPGVDPSQRELQISSDGGQQEEERIQEAPHRIREADEEPHQNSRENQEMTPGQEAKVPPGSFAEVWQDWTATSQLVIGARRIAVYRQRGAVASPSLQASPLPLSPELSNSSAAGEREKNREAGVNASSSGRGENREVQGQEAPRETPQGEEDERAVGPRTREGKEEKEACGERVIASKGNESNGDFVCAEEERQIHKSEAGSKADGHDGEGVRRAVISYRAFKKLRTRVPPSFAPFFTPATYVQLLRDLGGHTDCQLLIRTLLNASFNRFLRRQCEAFVDGSRRLTKANFKRMLEAWCDDSTHLALAALKQQDAESQPGLLEFFISYIAERLFFMLDPDRTDSIKVSDLLNLPEYEKFMDIVYTPLGTEFADCPQQLQPQFAFDIFCFLREESGVLSEAVLASLCDALRTHICAQTYHVSPIVLSRLFASSSIQLRYRSLSPGTISPASEPGLSADESASLPSSPCEEQAESQGEGKNASAAEASKVESRPLDRLATDKEETRVAAAGTEDSASLLQLPAPSPAVWDALTAETSRGEEATEKNKSEDESALEEDGDDGDRRRNEGEQRQVVPVLEREELFRFLFTLEFCSCVWAEDPAKIRLLPPSCIASALSFAWKLLDVEGKGFVGVADVQILWKAICLELKTTGLFPFIDDLPEDSVELELFDRLRPVGKSFVTREEFLRNHTESRVFAMYLLSPTFFSLFEQRERIPGAPLLPGRPVAPL, from the exons ATGGCCTCTTCGACCCCGCtgtcttcccctttctcgccttcccaaGCGTACGGCCTTCCTGCAACTGACGGAGCTTCGCTTCGCTGCGTAGCCTCTGCCGAAaaagaggcaggagacacgCGCGAGATCCTAGCGGaacgagaagcgacgaggacgccggcagacgcagacgaggcTTCCTTGGCTTCCCAGCTTgtggaggaactggagaaagtgaagaagctCTTTGCCAAAGAACCTTACCCCGGAAGCGCTCTCGAATGGTGCCTTTTGAATCTCCCCAGAAAACCACACCTTCTCCGAGACCAGGGacttgaagaagacgaagacgaggaggacgactgtgaagatgaggaagaagacagtgaagaagaagaaagtgaagatgAGGAacatgcagaaagagaagccggagagggagaaaagggaggagacagcgaccaACACGGCGGAGGGCTGCCCGGGACTGGGGGGCATCTTTGTGTCTTTCGCGGAGCGGAGGAGGACGTGGATGGGAGGAAGGTCACCGCTCCGGCATGTATGTACACGACAAGTCGATATGCTTCTTCTcactcctcttctcttcccttttctcataccttctctgctcttgtGTCTGCCACAGAAAGCCGAACAGGCTCCTTGAGTCGACAGAGCACTGCGGCAGACATGTCCGCAAAGGGTCTTGAAGCCCCAACGCCACTTCCGACCGCGGGCGTGGAcactgtgtctccgtcgcagCTAGCCACTCAGGAGGGAGACCCGGGCAGAGGCTCCAGCGCTGAAAGTTTCTTTCAGTCCGAGTTTTCCGCTGCCTCGTCAGCCGTTCCCCATACgacgctctctccttcttccgtctcctctcgagcttcctctccgtcagCCTGTCCTCCTGAAGTTGGAGGGCAAGAAAGACAGGCTGAGCTTTGCCTTCCCAAGGCGGCTTCAGACAACGatgaaggagcagaagaacagacagacgaagagtgtcgggaggagacagacgaaggaaaccgacaagaacaggagacagcagagagtgATCCCTTGCATTTTCACgttcttccgtctcctctgagTCATGGAAAGGTGGGTTCGCGCGCGCAGCtgctcctcgcctctgccgcttctctcgagtGGCACACCCCAGCCACTGTcatggaagaagaggaggcagttCCTCGTGActctgagagagaagagaactcgcTGAGGCAGAGAGCTGGAGCGAGAGCGAACGCGTCGACGGTcaaaagcgaggaagagaatgaCGCGttgagtggagagaagagagagggaacaaTGACCAACAAACAGGACAGCGAAACAGACTTTCCAACATACTGGAGCCttgaaagaagaggagaaaacagtgAAGAGAGGGAACACGGGGAAGAGTCACGCGTTGTCCGCAAAGAGAGGCTGGATCAGCTGTGCAAGGCATCCGGGGACAAAAACACCACCGGTGCGTCGTTCGCCAATACTTTGAGCTCCGTGTCTTCCTGTGTTGCTtcacctccttcttccttctcttcccgtcCTTCCCTCGACTTGTCCTCTCCGTCGGCCCTCTCTGGAGGTACGGACCAGGGGAGGCCGGTCTTCGCCTGGTCTCCGAACACTGAGGAAGCtgaggacacagagacgacagagaacgacACCATCGAGAAGATTTCTGCAAATGCTCCCCGTGCATTTACGCGCCCTaccccgtcttcttccttctcgtgtTCTACGTCAGCATGTGCAGGTgattcttcttcggcgctggtttctgttccttcttgcCCAGCTCAGGAGGACCCTTTCCTTGGCGTCCAAGGAGCCGACTGTGTTCAGACAGCCTGTGAGGCCAGGAGAGAAACTCTGTCTCCAGCGTCAGACACACCGAAAccgttttctctggagaagcacagctctgcagaggaggagagtgTCGCCGACGCAAGCGTCTCGCCggtcgaagaaggcgagctCTGCTTCCACAATGCCTCGTTTCCAATCGAAAACGGGAGTTCGTGTCTTGCTGAGAGTGCGTCTTTGGAaaaggacagagacaccgtgtctcccttttccccgaaggcgagggaggcaGGGCATCTTGATTCAGAAGAGCCTGTCCCTGGCGTTGACCCCTCACAGCGGGAGCTGCAGATAAGCTCCGACGGTGGAcaacaggaagaggaaagaatcCAAGAGGCGCCTCACCGGATCAGAGAAGCGGATGAAGAACCACATCAAAATAGTcgagaaaaccaagaaatGACTCCTGGACAAGAAGCAAAAGTCCCTCCCGGAAGCTTTGCCGAGGTCTGGCAAGACTGGACGGCCACAAGTCAGCTCGTTATCGGAGCCCGGCGCATTGCGGTGTATCGCCAGCGGGGCGCCGTTGCGTCTCCGAGCTTGCAGGCGAGTCCCCTGCCGCTTTCTCCCGAGTTGTCGAATTCATCTGCTGCCGGTGAAAGGGAAAAAAACCGAGAAGCAGGAGTAaatgcgtcttcttcgggccggggagaaaacagagaagtgCAGGGACAGGAAGCCCCGAGAGAGACTccgcagggagaagaagacgagcgcGCGGTAGGgccgaggacgagagaaggaaaagaagagaaggaagcctgtggagagagagtgaTAGCCtcgaaaggaaacgagagcaACGGAGACTTTGTATgtgctgaagaagagagacagatacacAAGAGCGAGGCAGGGAGCAAAGCAGACGGACACGACGGAGAAGGTGTGAGACGAGCAGTGATTTCGTATCGAGCATTCAAGAAA CTGAGGACGCGTGTTCCACCCTCCTTTGCGCCCTTTTTCACTCCGGCGACGTATGTACAGCTGCTGCGGGATCTGGGTGGCCACACAGACTGCCAGCTTTTGATTCGCACGCTGCTTAACGCAT cATTTAATCGCTTTTTGCGACGCCAGTGCGAGGCCTTTGTCGACGGATCCAGGCGACTCACGAAAGCG AATTTCAAGCGAATGCTGGAAGCGTGGTGCGACGACTCCACGCATCTCGCCCTCGCCGCCTTGAAGCAGCAAGATGCAGAGTCGCAGCCGGGATTGCTCGAGTTCTTCATTTCCTACATC gcagagagactgtTCTTCATGCTCGACCCCGACCGCACAGACTCCATCAAAGTTTCGGATCTCCTCAATCTCCCGGAATACGAAAAATTCATGGACATCGTCTACACGCCG CTCGGCACAGAGTTCGCCGATTGCCCTCAGCAGCTTCAGCCGCAATTCGCCTTTGATATTTTCT GTTTtctccgagaagaaagcggcgTTCTGTCGGAAGCCGTCCTCGCCTCTTTGTGCGATGCACTCCGCACTCACATCTGCGCCCAAACGTACCATGTGTCTCCCATTGTCCTCAGTCGTCtttttgcctcttcctcaATTCAACTTCGCTACCGCAGTCTCTCCCCTGGCACCATTTCTCCAGCATCTGAGCCTGGGCTCTCCGCTGACGAGTCTGCGTCTTTGCCTTCGTCGCCCTGCGAGGAGCAAGCAGAGTCCcagggagaggggaagaatGCGAGCGCCGCAGAAGCTTCAAAAGTCGAAAGTCGACCTCTGGATCGACTCGCgacagacaaagaggagacgcgagtcgCCGCGGCAGGCACTGAAgactctgcctctcttctgcagctgcccGCTCCCTCGCCAGCCGTTTGGGATGCCTTGACGGCGGAAACCTCGCGtggcgaggaggcgacagagaaaaacaaatctGAAGACGAGAGCGCGCTGGAAGAGGACGgggacgacggagacaggcgcaggaacgaaggagaacaacGCCAGGTTGTGCCTGTCTTG gagagagaagaactgtttcgttttctcttcactctcgAGTTCTGCTCGTGCGTCTGGGCGGAAGATCCCGCGAAGATTCGCCTGCTGCCGCCTTCG TGCATTGCCTCTGCGCTCTCCTTCGCGTGGAAGTTGCTGGACGTGGAAGGAAAAGGATTCGTCGGAGTTGCGGACGTTCAGATTCTCTGGAAG GCTATTTGCTTAGAGCTGAAGACAACGggcctcttccccttcatCGACGACCTTCCCGAGGACTCCGTTGAACTGGAGCTCTTCGACAGGCTTCGCCCAGTCGGAAAATCTTTCGTTACTCGCGAAGAATTCTTGAGAAACCAC acGGAGTCGCGCGTCTTCGCCATGTACCTCCTCTCGCcgacgttcttctctctctttgagCAGCGCGAACGTATTCCTGGG GCTCCGCTTCTGCCAGGGCGTCCTGTCGCGCCTTTATAG
- a CDS encoding phosphoglycerate mutase family protein (encoded by transcript TGME49_270980), producing MEQQRTSSVGGDSLHSPLSPPSPCGGDHGEKAIYLHLIRHAEGTHNRGAKERKPGQSRTSIFRSPDHFDARLSARGRTQCAEAGTQMPASLRKAMAARLREDESRHHERLEQATPTVDKTSDATDKTTGKTPEKLGEKMEQQTAETAEAEGERERGAVRRSGEDEDREEGRWKVKMERTSVVLCTSTLRRALETGHLVVQRAIEDLRKKAEQTQERPGEVGGFKAEETLESEEASLVRQTIPTFALEDLREWSGGGHICDGRHSTRELRQFCAPRFTNLTFVVDKDEDALPPSMPRESRADVERRCVSFLNFVLSLASQPSPSACASSSSSPSGSSSRQSVTTGKCGHSSSPPSPPSSPSPSSSSPLHVMCVVHSAWTRHLLSVLGLFDPSTRGLRNCEWRSITTSVEKLRSTLQKIACASSSSRLPFSPPSGFPLSLPASSSGASLTLPWVESSPESSDVIGERRTVASLSDFLDAVPENPFSLLIFPPTAAMNALSKDECDACTDPSASSPACLRLALKRAENAILDWCAKYQYVSGVVKKRRTHDGGQAAESACVEDGEEKHTEAGESTLEERRTRLEDVIERMRLLDSEEGRRTEVVTDATICLRPVNEDTQNDRWEVVAKERVHRQTCLLVVLPRALRTKGDAGDNVEQNEKGNAASAPSAEEGAVNGASPVLESPLRESREEEEKAERDRDEEIYEICSKILPSTSGVEAVHRLDVLCL from the exons ATGGAACAACAGCGTACTTCGTCCGTTGGAGGGGACTCTCTACATTCCCCGCTTTCTCCGCCGTCGCCTTGTGGAGGTGACcacggagaaaaagcaatCTATCTGCACCTTATCCGTCATGCAG aGGGAACCCACAACAGAGGTGCCAAGGAGCG GAAACCTGGACAAAGTCGAACGAGCATCTTTCGGTCGCCAGACCACTTTGATGCGAGACTGTCTGCGAGGGGAAGGACGCAGTGCGCAGAGGCAGGTACTCAAATgccggcgtctctccgcaAGGCCATGGCCGCTCGCctcagagaagacgaatcGAGACACCACGAACGCCTCGAACAAGCAACGCCGACAGTGGACAAGACAAGTGACGCGACAGACAAGACAACAGGGAAAACACCGGAAAAGCTGGGCGAGAAAATGGAGCagcagacagcagagacggcagaagcggagggcgagagagaacgtgGAGCAGTcaggagaagcggagaggacgaagacagagaggagggcaGATGGAAAGTAAAGATGGAGAGAACCTCTGTTGTACTGTGCACATCGACCCTGCGGCGGGCGCTGGAGACAGGGCATCTCGTCGTGCAGAGGGCCATTGAGGActtgaggaagaaggccgaACAGACGCAAGAGAGGCCAGGAGAGGTCGGAGGCTTCaaggcagaggaaacgcttgagagcgaagaagcctcGCTCGTCCGTCAGACCATTCCAACGTTCGCTCTCGAGGACCTGAGAGAATGGAGTGGTGGGGGGCACATATGTGACGGCCGGCACAG CACTCGCGAACTCCGACAATTCTGCGCGCCACGATTCACGAATCTCACCTTCGTTGTCGACAAAGACG AAGATGCTCTTCCGCCGTCGATGCCGCGCGAATCGCGAGCGGATGTCGAGCgtcgctgcgtctcttttctcaactttgtcctctctctggcaTCGCAGCCTTccccctctgcatgcgcttcttcctcttcctcgccttctgggTCGTCGTCAAGGCAAAGTGTCACGACCGGGAAATGCGggcattcttcttctcctccttcacctccttcttctccttcgccgtcttcttcgtcgcctctacATGTCATGTGTGTGGTGCACAGCGCTTGGACGCGGCACTTGCTGTCTGTGTTAGGTCTCTTCGATCCCTCGACTCGAGGCCTGAGGAACTGCGAGTGGAGAAGCATCACGACGTCGGTTGAAAAGCTTCGGTCGACTTTACAGAAG ATTGCCTgcgcttcgtcctcttcgcgcCTTCCTTTCTCACCTCCTTCTGGCttcccgctgtctcttcccgcgtcttcttccggtGCGTCGTTGACTCTCCCGTGGGTTGAGTCTTCGCCAGAGTCGAGCGACGTTATCGGCGAGAGACGGACGGTGGCCTCGCTCTCGGACTTTCTCGATGCAGTTCCAGAAAatcctttctcgcttctcatCTTCCCCCCGACTGCAGCGATGAACGCGCTTTCCAAAGACGAGtgtgacgcatgcacagacccCTCTGCCTCGAGCCCAGcctgtctgcgtcttgcTCTGAAGCGCGCAGAGAACGCAATTCTGGATTGGTGTGCCAAGTACCAGTACGTCTCAGGAGTCGtaaaaaaaaggagaacacACGACGGTGGACAAGCCGCAGAGAGCGCATGCGTAGAggacggcgaagagaagcacaCCGAGGCGGGAGAGTCCACCctcgaggaaagacgaaccAGACTGGAGGACGTTATCGAGCGCATGCGACTCTTAGATTCCGAAGAGGGGCGAAGGACAGAGGTTGTGACAGATGCCACAATATGCTTACGACCTGTGAACGAAGACACG caaAATGACCGGTGGGAAGTGGTGGCGAAGGAGCGGGTGCACAGACAGACATGCTTGCTCGTCGTTCTTCCGCGAGCTTTGCGGACGAaaggagacgccggagacaacgtggagcagaacgagaaaggcaaCG CCGCGTCCGCGCCAAGCGCCGAAGAAGGTGCAGTTAATGGCGCTTCTCCGGTGCTCGAATCTCCGCTTCGAGAGTCgcgtgaagaggaagagaaagcagaaagggaCAGGGATGAAGAGATCTACGAAATCTGTTCGAAGATCCTCCCCTCGACCTCAGGCGTCGAGGCGGTTCACCGACTTGacgtcctctgtctctga
- a CDS encoding hypothetical protein (encoded by transcript TGME49_270975), with product MNGNLHRETGNYVRPFRPSCDPQRLLSPVRQGLRRPSALAPPSFYGAPAGNLGGGPECGVAGSGLRGATPSWSGIVSERRRASVASVPPSFPASPPPPFPLSPSFSLPCPSAAHHLPPSPYFSGCAPGASCPATHQTRSDVKARSDRLLHILQRRSSHHCNHSRQQRSLSPTRKAGVGARTSPVLRKGAPVSSANAPRLLPLSAWPGGSHPVLPGMSQQGSRSNEGEANSGRHKELLEVPVKGRGSLEGQYFPRNVVWGQPGRMEDGNRFVASVGSPIRTREGGIAGSRLGPFGAKHIILTKLIDNLELARRQLKPHREIEKNRVSASLSAVPPTAAPASDGETTAEREGGNETTEKEGSPIESSGCSQREGPSLVARSVELPVGVELRCNSRIVSADNAASSKLAVSGEEVVKDRSTFGVSGENEHAEYSSSSDSVNHANGERHERGDHRKQERKKATNQRGCDVSLSSSDGERSKAKVNEKRHRRKSNSHGKEKGSVRRHRGEETLMSFDSSLSRRVSADFLRSASVAYAAPPLRRDKRADGPSFGSLHSSNFDVSERRAPRSENDLPDIEQAETAMAREWAALGRDKLSSLPSASRLHPSASGLFGEEIRKMGKNEKDMEQVILAREARTEDNMQVRKSARLDCLQQQELDLLDLIERRIKKQQEQNRKN from the exons ATGAACGGCAACTtgcacagagaaacaggcaATTATGTCCGGCCTTTTCGCCCCTCTTGCGACCCACAacggcttctgtctcctgttcgcCAGGgccttcgtcgtccttcTGCCCTGGCGCCTCCGAGCTTCTACGGGGCGCCTGCGGGGAATCTGGGGGGCGGTCCTGAGTGCGGAGTGGCAGGTTCAGGCCTTCGAGGCGCGACGCCTTCGTGGTCAGGGATTGTGTCGGAACGTCGTCGCGCATCCGTTGCTTCTGtccctccttcctttccagcttctccgccgcctcctttCCCGCTGTCGCCATCCTTCAGCCTTCCGTGTCCGTCTGCCGCGCATCAcctgcctccttctccgtaCTTTTCTGGCTGCGCCCCTGGAGCCTCTTGCCCCGCGACTCATCAAACGAGAAGCGACGTCAAAGCCCGCAGCGACAGGCTGCTTCACATTCTTCAACGTCGCAGCTCCCACCACTGCAACCACAGCAGACAGCAGcggtcgctgtctccgacaAGAAAGGCAGGCGTCGGGGCGCGGACTTCGCCTGTCCTCAGGAAGGGGgcacctgtctcttctgcgaacgcgccgcgtcttctgcccTTGTCTGCTTGGCCAGGTGGCTCACATCCTGTGCTTCCTGGGATGAGCCAGCAAGGGTCACGCAGCAACGAGGGCGAGGCAAATTCAGGAAGACACAAAGAACTTCTTGAGGTACCAGTGAAGGGACGAGGTTCGCTAGAAGGTCAGTACTTCCCTCGAAATGTCGTCTGGGGACAGCCTGGTAGGATGGAAGACGGCAACAGATTTGTCGCCTCCGTTGGCAGCCCAATTCGGACCAGGGAAGGAGGTATCGCCGGGTCGAGGTTAGGGCCTTTCGGAGCCAAACATATAATTCTCACCAAGCTTATCGACAACCTCGAACTCGCCAGGAGGCAACTGAA GCCTcatagagagatagagaagaatcgtgtgtctgcgtctttATCGGCGGTTCCTCCCACCGCAGCTCCCGCGA GCGACGGTG AAACGACTGCTGAACGAGAGGGTGGAAATGAGACAACTGAGAAAG AGGGCTCTCCAATTGAGTCTTCAGGGTgttcacagagagaaggaccgAGCCTCGTGGCCCGTTCAGTCGAGTTACCAGTGGGAGTGGAGCTGAGATGCAACTCTCGCATCGTGTCTGCTGACAATGCAGCCTCATCTAAACTCGCCGTCAGCGGTGAAGAAGTCGTAAAGGATCGTTCAACGTTTGGGGTATCTGGGGAAAATGAACATGCAGAGTATTCTTCCTCATCCGACAGCGTCAACCATGCGAATGGAGAACGGCATGAGCGGGGCGACCATAGGAAgcaagagcgaaaaaaagcaaCGAACCAACGAGGCTGTGACGTGAGCCTGTCCTCGAGTGACGGAGAACGGTCGAAGGCAAAGgtgaacgagaagagacaccgaaggAAGTCGAATTCGCAtgggaaggagaaaggttCTGTTCGGCGTCATCGCGGCGAGGAAACACTCATGTCCTTCGATAGTTCGCTCAGCcgacgcgtctctgcagattTTCTTCGTTCCGCTTCAGTCGCGTATGCCGCTCCACCTCtaagaagagacaaacgggCCGATGGACCTTCATTTGGATCTCTTCACTCGTCCAATTTTGACGTTTCCGAGAGGAGAGCTCCAAGGAGCGAAAATGACTTACCAGATATCGAGCAAGCGGAGACTGCAATGGCGCGCGAGTGGGCTGCCCTCGGGCGCGATAAATTAAGTTCATTGCCGTCTGCATCTCGTCTCCACCCTTCCGCCAGTGGACTGTTTGGAGAAGAAATCCGGAAGAtggggaagaacgagaaagacatGGAGCAAGTGATACTCGCTCGAGAGGCACGAACGGAAGACAACATGCAAGTGCGCAAATCAGCACGACTGGATTGCTTGCAGCAGCAAGAATTAGATCTCTTGGATCTCATTGAACGGCGTATCAAGAAACAGCAGGAACAAAATCGCAAAAACTGA